Proteins from a genomic interval of Bos mutus isolate GX-2022 chromosome 26, NWIPB_WYAK_1.1, whole genome shotgun sequence:
- the LOC102265623 gene encoding LOW QUALITY PROTEIN: coiled-coil domain-containing protein 3-like (The sequence of the model RefSeq protein was modified relative to this genomic sequence to represent the inferred CDS: inserted 1 base in 1 codon), with translation MLRPLLLAALCLAGGLEATRGCQLPSEWRPLSEGCRAELAEIILYAKVLALHEEVHGLYNDLPWQYEASDAGLFYSAEIKMLCDQAWGSMLEVPXGSRLNLTGLGYFSSHSHTVVQDYSYFFFLRMDENYNLLPHGVNFQDAIFPDTQENRRMFSSLFQFSNCSQGQQLATFSSDWEVQEDTRVRIGYTLCYSKIIR, from the exons ATGCTGCGCCCGCTGCTGCTCGCCGCGCTCTGCCTGGCCGGCGGGCTGGAGGCCACCCGCGGCTGCCAGCTGCCCTCCGAGTGGAGACCCCTGAGCGAGGGCTGCCGAGCGGAGCTGGCCGAGATCATCCTGTACGCCAAGGTGCTGGCGCTGCACGAGGAGGTGCACGGCCTGTACAATGACCTGCCCTGGCAGTATGAGGCCAGCGACGCGGGGCTCTTCTACTCCGCTGAGATCAAGATGCTGTGCGACCAGGCGTGGGGCAGCATGCTCGAGGTGC GGGGCTCCAGGCTCAACCTCACCGGCCTGGGCTACTTCTCCAGTCACTCCCACACCGTGGTCCAGGATTACTCCTATTTCTTCTTCCTCAG gatggaTGAGAACTATAACCTCTTGCCTCATGGAGTCAATTTCCAAGATGCCATCTTTCCAGACACTCAAGAGAACAGAAGGATGTTTTCTAGCCTTTTCCAGTTTTCAAACTGTTCACAAGGGCAGCAGCTGGCAACTTTCTCCAGTGACTGGGAGGTCCAAGAAGACACTAGGGTAAGAATTGGCTATACCCTGTGCTACAGCAAAATAATAAGATAG